Sequence from the Neptunomonas japonica JAMM 1380 genome:
AAATGAAAAAAGCAGAAGTGCTTTTTAAGTGTCAGGGGCGAGAATGCGGAAGTAGTAATTATTGGGCTAATGATGTTTTTGATTTCTCTAAACTTTATGGTGTTGAGCGTACACAGTACTACTTAGCAGCGCGATTACCAGGAGTGACTGTGTTGATGTATACGGTCGAGCGTGGAAATCGCAAGTTGTATGCGCATATTGATGTTATTGAAACAGATGCCGTTGCGCGTATAACTGCCACCATCAAAAGAGAAGGGTATGTCGGCCTTTCGGTTAGTCAGTTGCCTGATATGGACTTGCTTGAAAAGTTAGTGAGCCAGTTAGAGGCGCATACAAAAGACATTACGTTAGTTGTCCACCACAAAGGAGATACGCTAGCGCTTGGTAGTGAGCTTGGTGCTGCTAAGGCGTTGCAGCTGCGTCAGGCGCTTGCCGGGCGCAATATGACGAGTGTGTCTGTTCAGTCAGTGGGTGCGCTTGCGCCTTCTGTGTTAAAACAAAACCAGATGGTGGTTGTTCTTGTCTCTGGCGCACCCTAATTATGACAAGTGTTTCTTTGGTGTTGGGTAGCGGGGGAGCTCGTGGATATGCGCATATTGGTGTGATTGAAGTCCTTGAAGCAAGGGGATATCACATTAATTGCATCGCGGGTAGTTCGATGGGGGCCTTGGTCGGTGGTTTATATGCCGCTGGCGCACTTAAAGAATATACAGAGTGGGTTGAGGGTTTGTCTCGATTGCAGATTTTGCGTCTGCTGGACTTAACGTTTGGAATAGGGGCTATTCGCGGTGATAAGTTATTTCAAAGAATAAGAGAGATGGCGGGTGATCCGGACATCGAATCTTTGCCAATCCCTTTTACCGCCGTTGCGACCGATATAGTTCACCAAAAAGAAGTGTGGTTTCAGCGCGGCTCGTTACAGGCAGCTATTAGAGCGTCTGCTGCTGTTCCGGGTGTATTTACCCCGGTTGTTGATGCGCATAGGGTGTTAGTTGACGGCGGTGTATTGAATCCTTTGCCGATTATTCCAACAGTTGCGACACGCTCAGATTTGATTATTGCTGTTGATTTGAACGGCAGTCCAGTTATGCCTGATATAGAGTTGCCTAAAGGTGATGAGCCGGTTGAGGGTGATTTGTTTGCTCAAAGCTCTGTTGATGAAAAGATATCAGATGATGGGCGCGTGGTTCAATTGCTTCATGGTGAGGCAGAGGGCAAGATTAAGCTTGATAGTAACTTGGATGTCATCATGAGTTCGCTTGAAGTGATGCAAGGAGCACTAACGCAGTATAAAGTTGCAGGCTATCGTCCAGATTTATTGATGAACATACCGACTGAGATTTGTCGTTTTCACGATTTTCATCGAGCCAGTGAAGTTATTGACGAAGGTCGGCGCGTTGCAACTGAATGTTTAGATAAAATTGAAAGGTGTTCTTGATAGATGCGATTATGAAGCTTGATACTTAAAGCTACTGGTTAAAATAGTAGCTTTAAGTGGGTTGTTTAGCCGCTAAGAAAGTAGAGAGAGGAACTCTGAACGAGTTTCAGGTTTTGATCTAAAAGTACCTAGCATCATGGATGTTTTCATAGAGCCGTTCTGTTTTTCAACGCCGCGCATCATCATGCACATATGTTTTGCTTCGATCACTACACCAACGCCTTTGGCGCCTGTCATTGACATAATTGCCTCGGCGATCTCTTTTGTCATGTTTTCTTGGATTTGTAGCCGGCGAGCGTACATGTCAACTATGCGTGCAATTTTTGATAGTCCAATCACTTTGCCGTCTGGGATATAAGCGACATGTGCTTTGCCAATAAAAGGCAGCAAGTGGTGTTCGCACAGAGAGTAAAGTTCAATATCTTTAACAAGAACCATTTCGCTATTATCAGATGGGAAAAGGGCATTGTTTACCACTTCTTCAAGATTTTGCTGATATCCGCGTGTCAGGTAGGCCATTGCTTTTGCCGCGCGAGCAGGAGTATCGACTAAGCCTTCGCGGCTAAGATCTTCGCCTACTTGTTCGATAATGGTAGCGTATGCTTTTTCCATCACTGATGAATACCCTCTGTAATATAAGTCAAAAAAAATGCTAAGTTACGCGAACATGACAGTTTCGTAAAGTAGGCTGTATTAATTTATTGTCTGTTTTGTTTTAACAGTATGTAAAGTGCCCCAGAGCCACCGTCCTTAGGCTGGGCGGAACAAAATGCGAGTACTTGAGAGAGTTGCCTTAACCAATCATTTACATAGGACTTTAGCACAGGCTGCTGGCCTGATTGGCTAAATGCTTTTCCATGAATAACCATGACTGAGCGCATACTTTGGCGTTGTGAGTCTCTAACGAAAGCGCTGAGCTCGTCTCTAGCGGTATCTACTGTCATGCCATGCAAGTCAATGCCTGCTTCCCAGGGGATATGCCCTTTGCGAAGGCGTTTCATTACACTGATTTGTATGCCAGGGGCTGCAAAAATGAGTTCTTCATCAGATTCTACTATTTCGACGACTTCGCTAGAAAGACCATCAATAACTTGTTCTGTTTCTGCTTGGGCCATAGCGCGATGATACGCCCGTTGTTTGTCCTTGCGTATAGGCCCATTGGTTCGCAAGACAGTTTTGTCGTGCTTTATAGGTGAAACATCTCCCATTACCTCACTAAAAGAGATTTCTGGGTCAGTCTTGTTGGAGTTTATTTTGTCAGACATAGCACCGAACACGTGAATTCATTAAACTGTCTGGCTTAAACCAAATCAGATCCAGGTATTATCCCGATAGTTATGATGATTGATCAAGAGCAGGTTGCAACTGAATTACAAACAGTGCGCGATTTTATTCGTTGGACGTGTAGTTTACTGAATGAGCATAAGGTTTATTTAGGGCATGGTAATACTAATACGTGGGATGAGGCCCTGCAGTTGGTTATGGCTGGCGTTTACCTTTCCTGGAATAGTGATAAAGCGGTGCTAGATGCGCGTTTGATGGCCTCTGAAAAGGCCCGGGTTATCGACTTTGTTCACCAGCGTGTCGAAACACGTAAGCCGTTGCCTTACATTACTAATGAAGCATGGTTTATGGGTATGCCTTTCTACGTAGATGAGCGAGTGCTCATTCCACGTTCACCCATTGCGCAATTAATAGAAACAGAGTTCTCTCCATTTTTACGAGAGGGGCGAGTTGAACGCGTGTTGGACTTGTGCACCGGCAGTGGTTGTATTGGTATTGCGTGTGCTTATGCCTTTGAAGAAGCGCAAGTAGACTTGATTGATATCTCTATTGAGGCGCTAGTTGTTGCGCAGAAAAATATCGAGCAGCATGAGCTAGAAGAGCAAGTCACGGCTATTCAGAGTGACCTTTTTGAAGCAGTCGGCGGTCAGAAGTATGATTTGATTGTTTCAAATCCGCCTTATGTTGATCAGCAAGACTTTGAAAGTATGCCGCAAGAATATCATCATGAGCCAGAGCTAGCGTTAACCTCTGGAAATGACGGCTTAGATATTACGCGTTCTATTTTACGTGAAGCTTGTGATTATCTGACAGATGATGGGCTTTTGGTTGTAGAAGTTGGTAATAGCGAAGTGCACCTGATGACAGAATTTGCGCATGTGCCATTTACTTGGGTTGATTTACCTGAGGGTGGTAACGGCGTATTTGTGATTACTGCGCAAGAGTTAAAGCATTTTCGCGACGAATTTTGATTCGGGCGTTATAATGAATCAGCAGATTTAATAGAGAGAATTATAGATAATGTCGGGAAATAGTTTTGGTAAGCTGTTTACAATAACGTCTTTCGGTGAGAGTCATGGTCCAGCTTTGGGGTGTATCATTGATGGCTGCCCTCCTGGAATTGAGATATCAGAAGCTGATTTGCAGCGCGATTTGGATCGACGTAAACCAGGTACATCCCGGCATACAACTCAGCGTCGTGAGGCGGATGAGGTGCAAATTCTTTCTGGTGTTTTTGAAGGAAAAACAACGGGTACTTCTATCGGTTTGTTAATTCAAAACACCGATCAGCGTTCTAAAGACTACTCAAACATTGAAGAAACCTTTCGTCCAGCGCACGCTGACTATGTGTATACGCATAAATATGGTTTTCGTGATTATAGAGGTGGTGGCCGCTCTTCTGCACGTGAAACGGCCATGCGCGTTGCTGCAGGCGGTATTGCCAAGAAGTATCTCGCTAGTAAAGGCGTAGGTGTTCGTGGCTACTTATCTCAGTTAGGCCCCATTTCGATTGATGAAAATAATTTTGATTGGGATCAAATTGAGCAAAACCCATTCTTCTCTCCTGACACTGCAGCGGCAGAAAAAATGGAAGTGTATATGGATGAACTTCGTAAAGAAGGAAACTCTGTAGGCGCTAAAATTTCTGTTGTTGCTTCAGGTGTTCCAGTAGGGCTAGGAGAGCCGATTTTTGATCGCTTAGATGCAGAGCTTGCGCATGCGTTAATGAGCATTAATGCAGTGAAAGGAATCGAGATTGGTGATGGTTTTGCGGCGGTTGAGCAAAAAGGCACTGAGCACCGTGATGAAATGACACCTGAAGGGTTTCTTTCAAATCATGCGGGTGGCATTTTAGGTGGTATTTCTACGGGGCAAGATATTGTTGCACATATAGCGCTAAAGCCTACATCAAGCTTAAGGCTGCCGGGGCGAAGCATTAATATCAAAGGCGAGCCAATTGAAGTTATTACAAAAGGGCGGCATGATCCTTGTGTTGGGATTCGAGCGACACCGATAGCGGAAGCGATGATGGCCATTGTCTTGATGGATCATTTTTTGCGACATCGTGCGCAAAATGCTGATGTTGAATGCACTACGCCGGTTATCTCAGGCTAGCTTTAAATTAAAAGCGAGGCAAGCACGCTCGAATAAGCTTGGTTGTTATGATGGTGGTCGTTTTTCTTGCGTTAATCGTGTAAAACAACGTAAAAGATTGGCTTTGTTTGTAAGGTGCCCGGCTTTGGCTGGGCATTTTGTTTTCTGGTAGAGCGTTAGGTAATTACTTAGAAAATGTTGGTTTGCTCGAAGGGGTAAATCGTGTGGTATTTAAGGTCGCTTGTTCTTATGGTTATAAGTGCAAGTTAATGAAAAAATTATGCAGTACAAAGATGGACTGAATTGATGACTACTACCTTTCTAGAAACACTTTATGATGGCTACGGGCAGTCGTACACTGTTGAAGAGATTTTGTTTGAGCAACAAACTGATTCTTGGCATTTGATCATTTTCCGTAATAAAGAGTTCGGTACAGTTATGGCGCTGGATGGGATTATTCAGACAACTGAGCGCGATGAATTTATTTATCATGAAATGCTGACGCATGTTCCTTTGTTTGCGCATGGCAATGCTAAACGTGTACTAATTATCGGCGGTGGCGACGGTGGTATTTTACGTGAGGTACTGAAGCATCCTGAAGTTGAGCACGCGACTCAAGTTGAAATTGACCAGTCTGTTATTGATATGTGTAAGACTTATCTGCCTAAGCACTCTAATGGCGCGTATGACGACCCTCGAGCAAATATTGTTATTGCTGATGGTATTGAGTTTGTTTGTGAAACTGATGAAAAATTTGATGTCATTATTTCTGACTGTACGGACCCAGTTGGGCCTGGGGAAGTTCTTTTCAGTAGCCGCTTTTATGAAGGTTGTAAAAGTTGCTTGAACGATGGTGGTGTTTTTGTTGCGCAAAATGGTGTTGTTTTCATGCAAGTAGATGAAGTGCAAACAACGCGTCGCCGTTTAAGTCCGTATTTCTCTGATCAAACGTTTTATTGCACTGCAGTGCCAACTTACATTGGCGGTAATATGACGCTGGCTTGGGGAGCTGATGATGCCTCCTTGCGTAATGTTTCTGTTGATGTGTTGGAGCAGCGTTTTGCGCAAGCAGGAATCAAAACTCGTTATTATAACCCTCAGATGCACGCGGCTGCTTTTGCGTTACCACAGTATGTGATTGAAGCGCTAGCTGACGTCTAGCATTTGCATCGACATAAAAAAACCGGCTAATGCCGGTTTTTTTTATGTCGATTAAAGAGCGTCAGCATAAAGCGTGACGCCCTTTAGGTTTACTCGCTTGGCGCTTCAGCGTTTAGCTTAGCAGCCTCTTCCGCTTGGCGGCGACGGATTTCCCTAGGGTCGTTAGGTGCACGAGTCGTACGTCGAGCTCTTCGGGGTGCTCGCTCAGGCGGCTTCTCTTGAGTTGCCTCTGCCGTTGCTGCAGGAGCTGTTTCGGCGGTAGCTTCTTCTGTTATTGTTGTTTCTTTCGCTGTTCCAGTGACTTCAGGGCTGTCGACTACCGTAGAGGGTGTTTCATCAGTAGTATCTTCAGTAGTCACATT
This genomic interval carries:
- the prmB gene encoding 50S ribosomal protein L3 N(5)-glutamine methyltransferase codes for the protein MMIDQEQVATELQTVRDFIRWTCSLLNEHKVYLGHGNTNTWDEALQLVMAGVYLSWNSDKAVLDARLMASEKARVIDFVHQRVETRKPLPYITNEAWFMGMPFYVDERVLIPRSPIAQLIETEFSPFLREGRVERVLDLCTGSGCIGIACAYAFEEAQVDLIDISIEALVVAQKNIEQHELEEQVTAIQSDLFEAVGGQKYDLIVSNPPYVDQQDFESMPQEYHHEPELALTSGNDGLDITRSILREACDYLTDDGLLVVEVGNSEVHLMTEFAHVPFTWVDLPEGGNGVFVITAQELKHFRDEF
- the aroC gene encoding chorismate synthase, with protein sequence MSGNSFGKLFTITSFGESHGPALGCIIDGCPPGIEISEADLQRDLDRRKPGTSRHTTQRREADEVQILSGVFEGKTTGTSIGLLIQNTDQRSKDYSNIEETFRPAHADYVYTHKYGFRDYRGGGRSSARETAMRVAAGGIAKKYLASKGVGVRGYLSQLGPISIDENNFDWDQIEQNPFFSPDTAAAEKMEVYMDELRKEGNSVGAKISVVASGVPVGLGEPIFDRLDAELAHALMSINAVKGIEIGDGFAAVEQKGTEHRDEMTPEGFLSNHAGGILGGISTGQDIVAHIALKPTSSLRLPGRSINIKGEPIEVITKGRHDPCVGIRATPIAEAMMAIVLMDHFLRHRAQNADVECTTPVISG
- the folE gene encoding GTP cyclohydrolase I FolE; translated protein: MEKAYATIIEQVGEDLSREGLVDTPARAAKAMAYLTRGYQQNLEEVVNNALFPSDNSEMVLVKDIELYSLCEHHLLPFIGKAHVAYIPDGKVIGLSKIARIVDMYARRLQIQENMTKEIAEAIMSMTGAKGVGVVIEAKHMCMMMRGVEKQNGSMKTSMMLGTFRSKPETRSEFLSLLS
- a CDS encoding Smr/MutS family protein — encoded protein: MSDKINSNKTDPEISFSEVMGDVSPIKHDKTVLRTNGPIRKDKQRAYHRAMAQAETEQVIDGLSSEVVEIVESDEELIFAAPGIQISVMKRLRKGHIPWEAGIDLHGMTVDTARDELSAFVRDSQRQSMRSVMVIHGKAFSQSGQQPVLKSYVNDWLRQLSQVLAFCSAQPKDGGSGALYILLKQNRQ
- the speE gene encoding polyamine aminopropyltransferase, coding for MTTTFLETLYDGYGQSYTVEEILFEQQTDSWHLIIFRNKEFGTVMALDGIIQTTERDEFIYHEMLTHVPLFAHGNAKRVLIIGGGDGGILREVLKHPEVEHATQVEIDQSVIDMCKTYLPKHSNGAYDDPRANIVIADGIEFVCETDEKFDVIISDCTDPVGPGEVLFSSRFYEGCKSCLNDGGVFVAQNGVVFMQVDEVQTTRRRLSPYFSDQTFYCTAVPTYIGGNMTLAWGADDASLRNVSVDVLEQRFAQAGIKTRYYNPQMHAAAFALPQYVIEALADV
- a CDS encoding DUF4892 domain-containing protein — translated: MWLTRICSLILLLGSSIAYATDDLAGSADDGVLERFRGSWIVNYSTAPLTDYALPLGGVEQVNGVERLEREERITGRLTRISYRIPEGNKTRKVFDFFKTQLEMKKAEVLFKCQGRECGSSNYWANDVFDFSKLYGVERTQYYLAARLPGVTVLMYTVERGNRKLYAHIDVIETDAVARITATIKREGYVGLSVSQLPDMDLLEKLVSQLEAHTKDITLVVHHKGDTLALGSELGAAKALQLRQALAGRNMTSVSVQSVGALAPSVLKQNQMVVVLVSGAP
- a CDS encoding patatin-like phospholipase family protein, producing MTSVSLVLGSGGARGYAHIGVIEVLEARGYHINCIAGSSMGALVGGLYAAGALKEYTEWVEGLSRLQILRLLDLTFGIGAIRGDKLFQRIREMAGDPDIESLPIPFTAVATDIVHQKEVWFQRGSLQAAIRASAAVPGVFTPVVDAHRVLVDGGVLNPLPIIPTVATRSDLIIAVDLNGSPVMPDIELPKGDEPVEGDLFAQSSVDEKISDDGRVVQLLHGEAEGKIKLDSNLDVIMSSLEVMQGALTQYKVAGYRPDLLMNIPTEICRFHDFHRASEVIDEGRRVATECLDKIERCS